The following proteins are co-located in the Gossypium hirsutum isolate 1008001.06 chromosome A02, Gossypium_hirsutum_v2.1, whole genome shotgun sequence genome:
- the LOC107952302 gene encoding uncharacterized protein translates to MAAFMEAIEYCELYDLGFSGQWYTWERGRLVDNNIRERLDKRVANSKWWDLFPGYKVWWKLIRRRDWILEAGFEERLKWEWNSNNLDVLKKLKNLGLSLSNWAKQEKKQTERRTKELNDRLSKLGAGEISDEVLKEITNIKLELNLEADKEELFWEQRARVNWLRLGDRNTAFFHKSATQRKRKKSNYRVKK, encoded by the exons ATGGCTGCATTCATGGAGGCAATTGAATACTGCGAGCTATACGATTTGGGGTTTTCGGGACAGTGGTACACTTGGGAAAGAGGTCGTCTGGTTGACAACAATATTAGGGAGAGACTTGATAAGAGGGTAGCTAACTCAAAATGGTGGGATCTTTTCCCAGGGTATAAAGTCTGGTGGAAACTAATAAGGAGGAGAG ACTGGATTCTGGAGGCAGGATTTGAGGAGCGATTAAAATGGGAGTGGAATTCAAATAATCTGGATGTGTTGAAGAAACTAAAGAACTTGGGGTTATCTTTGAGTAATTGGGCAAAACAGGAGAAAAAGCAGACCGAACGACGAACGAAAGAACTAAATGACAGGTTGAGCAAATTAGGAGCAGGTGAAATCAGTGATGAAGTGTTGAAGGAAATTACAAACATTAAATTAGAGTTGAATTTGGAAGCGGATAAGGAAGAACTATTCTGGGAACAAAGAGCAAGAGTTAATTGGCTTCGTCTGGGGGATAGAAATACGGCATTCTTTCATAAGAGTGCGACacaacgaaaaagaaaaaaatctaattacCGAGTTAAAAAATGA
- the LOC107952303 gene encoding uncharacterized protein produces MANIDLVDTNLANLNIIDEEEDPLLVLGEDTAVEQLYKLCMVGRVLTDSIVNFPALKNTLADLWHPLRGVTITEMEDKRILFKLYSEIDLNRVLHGLPWFFNRHLIIFHKLVEGEDPNSVPLWHTVFWVQVHNLPIGYTSEETARQIGDFFGKFEEYDSSLVTRGVSKFMRVRVIIDVRLPLKRKKRIGIGQNRFIYVLFQYERLSLFCFICGRLGHGENYCEVRLRIGNQHIEFGWDLTLRAAPRRGGQVVSKWIREESDTDKWQDMEIDGERSVRKAGGEATNNNEEKEEVGP; encoded by the coding sequence ATGGCTAATATTGATCTGGTGGATACAAATCTTGCTAATCTCAATATTATAGATGAAGAGGAAGATCCCCTACTGGTTTTGGGAGAAGATACTGCCGTGGAACAGTTGTATAAACTGTGCATGGTAGGGAGAGTTCTTACTGATAGTATTGTGAATTTTCCTGCATTAAAAAATACTTTGGCCGATTTATGGCACCCATTGAGAGGGGTGACCATTACTGAGATGGAGGATAAGAGGATTTTATTCAAACTTTATAGTGAAATTGATTTGAATCGAGTCTTGCATGGTCTACCATGGTTTTTTAATCGTCATCTTATTATCTTTCACAAATTGGTAGAGGGTGAAGACCCTAATTCAGTTCCCCTTTGGCATACAGTCTTTTGGGTTCAGGTACATAATTTACCTATTGGTTACACATCAGAGGAAACAGCACGTCAAATTGGagatttttttggtaaatttgagGAATACGATTCATCATTGGTGACAAGAGGGGTTAGTAAATTCATGAGAGTTAGGGTTATAATTGATGTTCGTTTACCACTTAAAAGGAAGAAACGAATAGGCATTGGGCAGAACAGATTCATTTATGTTTTATTCCAGTATGAAAGGTTGtcacttttttgttttatttgtggCCGACTTGGTCATGGTGAAAATTATTGCGAGGTCAGATTAAGAATTGGGAATCAGCATATAGAATTTGGATGGGATTTGACATTACGTGCTGCGCCAAGACGAGGAGGACAAGTAGTGAGTAAGTGGATTAGAGAGGAGTCAGATACAGATAAATGGCAGGACATGGAAATAGATGGGGAAAGAAGCGTAAGAAAAGCTGGAGGGGAGGCTACAAATAATAATGAGGAGAAAGAAGAAGTGGGCCCCTGA